In Erythrobacter litoralis HTCC2594, a single genomic region encodes these proteins:
- a CDS encoding class I adenylate-forming enzyme family protein, with protein sequence MELRTQLRRAAGYFACNEALVHGERRFSFAEAWSRGVRLANALTNAGLRPGDKIATLEKNSIEAADIFLAAAIGNFVRVPLYARNRRESHAHMMRNTDCRLALVDNALLPEVAGLETELPDLKRLIVRDGTYEEWLARASDQDPDPTISPDDYCVIRHTGGTTGAPKGVAYTHRTWMTCCAGFLEVGPRPDPGATVLHVGPLSHASGFMFSPYWAVGSRNIMVEAFDPASFLEILEREEVGYAFVAPTMLNAVVHHGNPRGHVFPRLRCLLSASAPVSEATLRKARSIFGDDVLHTAYGQTEILPVTALGPKEWFGETEGSTPLQSVGRAMSFVDLEIRDADGRALGPDEPGEIVARFENGQMQGFWNDPEETALRLVDGWVKTGDIGRIDANGFLYLLDRANDLIVSGGYNIYPAEIENVIADHPQVIAAAVFGIPHEKWGETPLALVVVAPGTELPEQEIIDLVSERLGSFKKPGKVVFTTEPLPLSNVGKVLRSKLREPYWAGRASRVSGA encoded by the coding sequence ATGGAATTGCGCACCCAACTCCGCCGGGCGGCCGGCTATTTCGCCTGCAACGAAGCGTTGGTCCACGGCGAGCGCCGATTCAGCTTTGCCGAAGCGTGGTCGCGGGGGGTGCGGCTTGCGAACGCGCTGACGAACGCGGGGCTGCGGCCGGGCGACAAGATCGCCACGCTGGAGAAGAACTCGATTGAAGCGGCTGACATTTTCCTCGCGGCAGCAATCGGCAATTTCGTTCGTGTACCGCTCTATGCCCGCAATCGCCGAGAATCCCATGCCCATATGATGCGCAACACCGACTGCCGGTTAGCGCTCGTTGACAACGCGCTCTTGCCCGAGGTCGCGGGACTCGAGACCGAATTGCCCGACTTGAAGCGACTGATCGTGCGCGACGGGACTTACGAGGAATGGCTCGCCCGGGCATCTGATCAGGATCCGGACCCTACCATCTCGCCAGATGATTATTGCGTTATCCGTCACACAGGGGGCACGACCGGTGCGCCGAAGGGCGTCGCCTATACCCATCGCACGTGGATGACTTGCTGCGCTGGCTTTCTGGAGGTGGGACCAAGACCTGATCCAGGCGCGACGGTATTGCATGTGGGGCCACTTTCGCACGCCTCCGGGTTCATGTTCTCTCCCTATTGGGCGGTGGGTAGCCGCAACATTATGGTGGAGGCGTTTGACCCGGCAAGCTTCCTCGAGATACTGGAACGCGAAGAGGTCGGCTATGCGTTCGTCGCTCCGACCATGCTCAACGCAGTTGTTCACCACGGCAATCCGCGTGGGCACGTTTTTCCGCGCTTGAGATGTTTGCTCAGTGCTTCTGCGCCAGTTTCCGAAGCGACGTTGCGTAAGGCCCGCTCGATTTTCGGAGACGATGTGTTGCACACCGCTTACGGACAGACCGAAATTCTGCCGGTGACTGCCCTAGGCCCAAAGGAATGGTTCGGCGAAACCGAAGGATCGACGCCGCTCCAATCGGTGGGTCGGGCGATGAGCTTTGTTGATCTCGAAATCCGTGATGCCGACGGTCGCGCTCTTGGGCCTGACGAACCCGGAGAAATTGTCGCCCGGTTCGAAAACGGCCAGATGCAAGGCTTCTGGAACGATCCTGAGGAGACCGCGCTACGCCTCGTCGACGGCTGGGTAAAGACTGGCGATATTGGTCGCATCGACGCAAACGGGTTCCTCTATCTGCTCGATCGCGCAAACGACCTGATCGTGTCGGGAGGATACAACATCTATCCGGCCGAAATCGAGAATGTGATCGCCGATCATCCTCAAGTGATTGCCGCCGCCGTATTCGGTATCCCTCATGAAAAGTGGGGCGAAACGCCGCTTGCGCTGGTCGTGGTCGCGCCCGGCACTGAATTGCCAGAGCAGGAAATAATCGATTTGGTTAGCGAACGGTTGGGTTCGTTCAAGAAGCCCGGCAAGGTCGTCTTCACCACCGAACCTCTGCCGCTCAGCAACGTCGGCAAAGTGCTACGATCGAAACTCCGAGAGCCTTACTGGGCGGGGCGGGCCAGCAGAGTTTCAGGCGCATGA
- a CDS encoding enoyl-CoA hydratase/isomerase family protein has translation MADLVSLDAITVERRGAAFWVHLNRPDALNSLTLEMARDLELAIETAEADPAVRAFVITGTGRAFCAGADLAALNAYGGSIMEPLEHFLAELGRVLRRIELSRLPVLAAVNGLALAGGLELVLCCDIVVSAEDARFGDAHANYGLLPGGGGSIRLPRKIGPARATYLMMTGEFVSAREMERAGLVSRVVPAEALVDSTQAVVEMLAAKSPLGLVHIKELAAIAGDCILEDGLRQELEIIGAYAASHDLREGLAAFAEKREPEFKGK, from the coding sequence GTGGCAGACCTCGTGTCGCTCGACGCCATCACCGTTGAGAGGCGTGGCGCGGCTTTTTGGGTGCACCTAAATCGTCCAGATGCGCTGAACAGCCTGACGTTGGAAATGGCCCGCGATCTTGAGTTGGCGATCGAGACGGCCGAGGCCGATCCCGCGGTGCGGGCATTCGTCATCACCGGGACGGGACGCGCCTTTTGCGCCGGAGCCGACTTGGCCGCGCTCAATGCTTATGGTGGGTCGATCATGGAACCACTGGAGCACTTCCTGGCGGAACTCGGGCGCGTGCTCAGGCGGATCGAGTTGTCGCGCTTGCCGGTCCTTGCCGCGGTCAACGGATTGGCGCTTGCCGGCGGGCTCGAACTCGTATTGTGCTGCGATATTGTGGTGTCTGCCGAAGACGCCAGGTTCGGTGACGCGCATGCCAACTATGGCCTTCTGCCAGGCGGTGGCGGCTCGATCCGCCTTCCCCGCAAGATCGGACCGGCGCGCGCGACCTACCTCATGATGACGGGTGAATTCGTCTCCGCGAGGGAGATGGAGCGTGCAGGACTTGTGAGCAGGGTGGTGCCAGCGGAGGCGCTCGTCGATTCAACGCAGGCGGTGGTGGAAATGCTCGCCGCCAAGAGTCCCCTTGGGCTTGTGCACATCAAGGAGTTGGCCGCAATCGCTGGAGATTGCATCCTCGAAGATGGCCTGCGCCAGGAACTCGAGATCATCGGAGCCTATGCTGCCTCACACGATCTGCGCGAGGGACTAGCGGCGTTCGCAGAGAAGCGCGAACCGGAGTTCAAAGGAAAATGA
- a CDS encoding thiolase family protein: protein MSDIYIAGVGMTQFGRQLDRSLKDLSADACARAFADAGCGREDIEAVFFGNCVQGHMEGQDMIRGELVARAVGMQGVPVVNVENACATASTAVAMATAYVRSGMADIVLALGAEKMCSPDKALMFSAFDGAWDVHETECSRETLLAMGQGVEVPEGSVSNQPYSVFMDIYAAMSRAHMRTYGSTQAQIAAVSAKNHVHSTHNPLAQYRKPYTVEAVLAAPPIVFPLTLPMCSPISDGAAAAVICNSAGLRKLAVSDDRAIRVLASVLQTSAERDPYDYDRHVTRLAAMRAYAMAGLGPLDVDVAEVHDATAMGEIIEIEALGLVPPGEGGIAAERGDTVIGGRIPVNPSGGLECKGHPIGATGLGQIYELVSQLRGDAGARQIEGARVAVAQNGGGVLGVEEAVVAVTILGR, encoded by the coding sequence ATGAGCGACATCTATATCGCCGGCGTTGGCATGACGCAGTTCGGTCGGCAACTCGACCGCAGCCTCAAGGACCTGTCGGCGGACGCCTGTGCTCGGGCTTTCGCCGATGCCGGATGCGGCCGGGAGGACATCGAGGCGGTCTTCTTTGGCAACTGCGTGCAGGGCCACATGGAAGGGCAGGACATGATCCGTGGCGAGCTCGTAGCACGCGCGGTTGGGATGCAGGGCGTGCCAGTTGTCAACGTTGAGAATGCCTGCGCCACAGCCTCGACGGCGGTCGCGATGGCGACTGCTTATGTCCGGTCGGGTATGGCGGACATCGTGCTCGCGCTCGGCGCGGAGAAGATGTGCTCGCCTGACAAGGCCTTGATGTTCAGCGCTTTCGATGGGGCGTGGGACGTGCACGAGACGGAGTGCAGCCGCGAGACACTGCTCGCTATGGGCCAAGGCGTTGAGGTGCCAGAAGGGTCGGTGTCAAACCAACCCTACAGCGTATTCATGGACATCTACGCTGCGATGTCGCGCGCCCATATGCGCACTTACGGATCAACGCAGGCGCAGATCGCAGCGGTGTCAGCCAAAAACCACGTCCATTCGACGCACAACCCGCTCGCTCAATACCGCAAACCCTACACGGTAGAGGCCGTGCTGGCCGCACCGCCAATCGTGTTTCCGCTGACACTGCCGATGTGCTCACCGATCAGTGACGGCGCTGCGGCTGCGGTGATCTGCAACTCGGCAGGCTTGCGCAAGCTGGCGGTGTCTGACGACAGGGCAATCCGAGTACTTGCGTCGGTGCTCCAGACCAGTGCCGAGCGCGACCCTTACGACTATGATCGGCACGTCACAAGGCTGGCGGCAATGCGCGCCTATGCGATGGCGGGGCTCGGCCCGTTAGACGTCGACGTTGCGGAAGTGCACGACGCGACGGCGATGGGCGAGATCATCGAAATTGAGGCTCTGGGCCTCGTGCCGCCTGGCGAGGGAGGGATTGCTGCTGAGCGTGGCGACACCGTCATTGGCGGCCGCATCCCCGTAAATCCGTCGGGCGGCCTCGAATGCAAAGGGCACCCGATCGGCGCGACGGGTCTCGGTCAGATCTACGAACTGGTGTCGCAACTGCGTGGCGATGCCGGCGCTCGCCAGATCGAGGGAGCGCGGGTCGCGGTAGCGCAGAATGGCGGCGGGGTTCTGGGCGTGGAGGAAGCCGTCGTCGCAGTCACCATCCTTGGTCGTTAA
- a CDS encoding acyl-CoA dehydrogenase family protein produces MDFTPTDEQRMAVESIRRFLDEKLEPEIRAHGECFIERPLMQKWTSELAAFGHISAPHREEWGGLDMGWLTHLLIFEEIAYSSLDVAIPGFINAVGAELIRRSASPEIQQRYLPGLVAGELFVSMGISEPDVGSDVAAVRTRAIRDGDYWVINGEKTWITSGAYSDLLICTCRTGEKEISHILVDRAESPYEVRDIEKMALNGQSTAQIFLTDCRVPASNMLGQPGDGLRNTLKVFEIARCHMAMWSIGIARRALDEAIAYSKERSQHGRKLAGHQLIADKLATMATRIDAARLLAHRAISLVDADVRAEAECAMAKWYATEMAIGVTRDALQIHGGNGVTREFIVERLVREAIICPIPDGTTEIQKLIVSRALTGVAAFR; encoded by the coding sequence ATGGATTTTACACCCACTGACGAGCAGCGGATGGCAGTCGAGAGCATTCGGCGCTTCCTCGACGAAAAGCTGGAGCCTGAAATTCGCGCTCACGGCGAATGCTTCATCGAGCGGCCGTTGATGCAAAAATGGACCAGCGAACTTGCCGCCTTCGGTCATATCAGTGCCCCGCACCGCGAGGAATGGGGCGGCCTCGATATGGGTTGGCTGACGCATCTCCTGATCTTCGAAGAGATCGCTTATTCGTCGCTTGATGTCGCTATTCCAGGTTTCATCAACGCGGTCGGCGCCGAACTGATCCGGCGTAGCGCGTCACCTGAAATCCAGCAGCGTTACCTGCCCGGCTTGGTCGCCGGCGAGCTCTTCGTCTCAATGGGCATTTCCGAGCCGGACGTAGGCTCAGATGTGGCGGCGGTAAGAACGCGAGCCATTCGCGACGGCGACTATTGGGTGATCAACGGCGAAAAAACGTGGATTACAAGTGGCGCATATTCGGACCTACTTATCTGCACCTGCCGGACCGGAGAGAAGGAGATCAGCCACATCCTGGTCGATCGCGCCGAAAGTCCCTATGAAGTGCGCGATATCGAAAAGATGGCACTGAATGGTCAGTCGACCGCGCAGATTTTTCTTACCGATTGCCGCGTGCCTGCGTCCAACATGCTGGGCCAGCCAGGCGATGGACTACGAAACACGTTGAAAGTCTTTGAGATCGCGCGCTGCCACATGGCAATGTGGAGCATCGGTATTGCACGCCGCGCGCTGGACGAAGCGATCGCCTATTCGAAGGAGCGTTCCCAGCATGGCCGCAAGCTTGCGGGTCATCAACTGATCGCCGACAAGCTTGCAACCATGGCAACACGGATCGACGCGGCGAGGCTACTGGCGCACCGGGCGATCTCGCTGGTCGACGCCGACGTGCGCGCTGAGGCTGAGTGCGCGATGGCCAAATGGTATGCTACGGAGATGGCGATTGGAGTGACGCGCGATGCACTTCAGATCCATGGTGGCAACGGCGTTACGCGTGAGTTCATCGTAGAACGGCTCGTGCGCGAAGCGATTATCTGCCCGATCCCCGATGGCACGACGGAAATCCAGAAGCTCATCGTCTCGCGCGCGCTGACAGGCGTCGCCGCGTTTCGATAA
- a CDS encoding SDR family oxidoreductase: MHEELRYDDKVVIVTGAGGGLGREHALMFGKRGARLVVNDLGGDRMGDGRSSSAADRVVEEIRSAGGEAVANYDSVEDGARIVETALDAFGTIDVVINNAGILRDVSFHKMTDQDWTLIQNIHLNGSRAVTQAAWPTLRNKAYGRVIMTSSAAGIYGNFGQANYAAAKLGILGLANALAEEGRSRNINVNTIAPIAASRMTETVFPKALLDRLRPEAVSALVGWLAHESCYETKGLFEIGAGYVAKLRWERTCGYHLGRNGIFAPEEIAQHWNSIVDFTDAEHPTVMNDSLDAVQRIMADDRRD; this comes from the coding sequence ATGCACGAAGAACTAAGATACGACGACAAGGTGGTGATCGTAACCGGTGCGGGTGGAGGGCTCGGCCGCGAGCATGCGCTAATGTTCGGCAAACGCGGTGCAAGGCTGGTTGTCAACGACCTCGGAGGGGATCGAATGGGGGATGGACGATCTTCCAGCGCAGCGGATCGGGTCGTCGAAGAGATACGATCTGCCGGCGGCGAAGCGGTTGCCAATTATGATTCGGTCGAGGATGGCGCTCGAATCGTCGAAACTGCGCTCGATGCGTTCGGCACGATCGATGTCGTGATAAACAACGCCGGCATCCTGCGCGACGTCAGCTTCCACAAGATGACAGACCAGGACTGGACGTTGATCCAGAACATCCACCTCAACGGCAGCCGGGCCGTCACTCAAGCGGCATGGCCGACGCTGCGCAACAAGGCCTACGGCCGTGTCATCATGACCAGTTCGGCGGCGGGCATCTACGGCAATTTTGGCCAGGCGAATTATGCAGCTGCCAAATTGGGTATCCTAGGTCTCGCCAATGCACTGGCCGAGGAAGGGCGTTCGCGGAACATCAACGTCAATACGATCGCTCCAATCGCGGCTTCGAGGATGACTGAAACGGTCTTTCCCAAGGCGTTGCTCGACAGGTTGCGGCCTGAGGCGGTCAGTGCGTTGGTTGGCTGGCTCGCGCACGAAAGCTGTTACGAGACCAAAGGGTTGTTCGAAATCGGTGCCGGTTATGTCGCGAAACTTCGTTGGGAACGGACGTGCGGTTATCACTTGGGCAGGAACGGCATTTTCGCGCCCGAAGAAATTGCCCAGCATTGGAACAGTATCGTCGATTTCACAGACGCTGAGCATCCAACTGTCATGAACGACAGCCTCGATGCAGTACAGCGGATCATGGCGGACGATCGCCGGGATTAA
- a CDS encoding TonB-dependent receptor, with translation MRYLLLASVALVWSGPAFAQQAQVDQTETAPSEKTSSGTTADALSDVIIVTATKKGYGENLQNVPVAVTAFGEAQLDAKFVQNLQSLSYDVPNVQLEGVGTAPGYANFTIRGLGINSTVPSIDPTVGVFTDGIYLGINAGVVLDNFDLEGIEVLRGPQGLLFGRNVTAGAVVMRTTRPDFNFRASAKASVETGLKKTVSAMVTGPIAEDVLAAKLAVYYSKDEGWFRNQFDQSSFGKSRDIIIRPALSVKGGDNFRMDLRYEHGDIDGDGAPVQSHAIFPRDTFGISIDFPGYYNATWNQAIAETNIDVGLGDGVITNIMGYRQFRSRAASDIDGTPQHFFNGYFNINQEQISDELRYSGKIGAVEVTTGLYYFAQDLAYAEQRDLLGGARIVSGGGTQDQTTWGAFASADWHFSNTLTLNIGGRYSWERKAVRIAPLGANGCDVNTLRCATNFIDDESWKSFTPKLGLQWQPDNQTQIYGFYTRGFRSGGYNLRNTDPGVPPGPFDQETQDSFEIGAKKQFGRSRLNIASFYNQMKNLQREINLPGPLGVSQVIRNTADATITGFEAEGQFFIMPNLVLSGQVGYVHGKYRNIQFDISGDGVINDVDRDLKLPRLSPWTYGAGLTYDQTLGSAGTATARIDFTHRDSARFTDNNAGFLSPADMLDASLTYKTADQIWRFSVYGRNLLNEVTYGGDTPLPAAFGGPGASLSPLNKGRTIGGEVALSF, from the coding sequence ATGAGATATCTGCTTTTGGCATCTGTTGCCTTGGTCTGGTCCGGGCCAGCGTTCGCTCAACAAGCTCAAGTCGATCAAACTGAGACGGCACCATCTGAGAAAACGTCGTCTGGAACTACTGCCGACGCCTTGTCTGACGTCATCATTGTGACGGCGACCAAGAAGGGGTACGGCGAAAACCTGCAGAATGTGCCTGTCGCGGTGACCGCATTTGGCGAAGCGCAGCTCGATGCGAAATTCGTGCAAAACCTTCAAAGCTTGAGCTACGATGTCCCCAACGTCCAGCTCGAGGGTGTCGGAACGGCTCCAGGCTACGCAAACTTCACGATCCGCGGACTGGGCATCAATAGTACCGTCCCTTCCATCGACCCGACGGTTGGCGTCTTTACCGACGGAATCTATCTTGGGATCAATGCAGGCGTTGTGCTCGACAATTTCGATCTCGAGGGGATCGAGGTGTTGCGCGGCCCGCAGGGACTTCTTTTCGGCCGCAATGTAACGGCTGGGGCGGTCGTGATGCGGACGACGCGCCCGGATTTCAATTTCAGGGCCAGTGCCAAGGCATCGGTGGAAACCGGTCTGAAGAAAACCGTCAGTGCAATGGTCACAGGACCGATCGCTGAGGACGTCCTGGCCGCAAAGTTGGCCGTCTACTACAGCAAGGATGAGGGATGGTTCCGCAATCAGTTTGATCAAAGCAGCTTTGGCAAATCCCGCGACATCATCATTCGCCCCGCGCTTAGCGTAAAGGGCGGCGACAACTTCCGGATGGATCTGCGCTATGAGCACGGCGACATTGATGGCGATGGCGCGCCAGTGCAGAGTCACGCGATTTTCCCGCGCGACACGTTTGGAATATCGATCGATTTTCCGGGGTACTATAATGCGACCTGGAATCAAGCAATCGCAGAGACCAACATCGATGTCGGCCTTGGAGACGGTGTGATAACCAACATCATGGGTTATCGGCAATTTCGGTCGAGGGCTGCCAGCGATATTGACGGGACGCCACAGCATTTTTTCAACGGCTACTTTAACATCAATCAAGAACAGATCAGCGATGAACTGCGTTATTCAGGAAAGATCGGCGCCGTCGAGGTGACAACCGGGCTATATTACTTCGCGCAGGACCTGGCATACGCAGAGCAACGCGACCTTTTGGGCGGTGCGAGGATCGTATCGGGTGGCGGGACTCAAGACCAAACAACCTGGGGAGCGTTCGCGTCAGCTGACTGGCATTTCAGCAATACGCTCACGCTCAATATCGGCGGGCGATACAGTTGGGAACGCAAGGCCGTGCGCATCGCACCGCTGGGTGCAAATGGGTGTGACGTGAACACGTTGCGCTGTGCCACGAACTTCATCGATGACGAAAGCTGGAAAAGCTTTACTCCGAAGCTTGGGCTACAATGGCAGCCGGATAATCAAACCCAAATCTATGGCTTCTATACCCGCGGCTTCCGCAGCGGTGGCTACAATTTGCGCAATACCGATCCCGGTGTTCCGCCCGGCCCCTTCGATCAGGAAACGCAGGACAGCTTCGAGATAGGCGCGAAGAAGCAGTTCGGAAGAAGCCGCCTCAACATCGCCTCGTTCTACAACCAGATGAAGAACCTCCAACGCGAAATCAACCTCCCGGGCCCGCTGGGAGTCAGCCAAGTGATCCGCAATACGGCGGATGCAACAATCACGGGCTTCGAAGCGGAAGGCCAGTTCTTCATTATGCCAAATCTGGTGCTCTCAGGACAGGTTGGCTATGTTCACGGGAAATATCGCAATATCCAGTTTGACATAAGCGGCGATGGCGTCATCAACGATGTAGATCGCGACCTGAAGCTTCCCAGGCTTTCACCGTGGACCTATGGTGCCGGGCTGACCTACGATCAGACACTCGGCTCAGCAGGTACTGCAACGGCCCGCATAGACTTCACTCATCGTGACAGTGCCCGGTTCACTGACAATAATGCTGGGTTTCTGTCGCCAGCAGACATGCTCGATGCAAGTCTGACATACAAAACCGCGGACCAGATCTGGCGCTTTTCGGTTTATGGGCGCAATCTACTCAACGAGGTTACATATGGCGGTGATACGCCGTTGCCAGCCGCGTTCGGTGGCCCAGGCGCCAGCTTGTCACCCCTGAATAAGGGTCGGACGATCGGCGGAGAAGTGGCGCTGAGTTTCTAG
- a CDS encoding LysR family transcriptional regulator, whose protein sequence is MLDSRLKYAVAVARIGSFTGAANAVGVTQSAVTKSVADLEQQLGIALFNRTSRGILVTPEGRDFIDRAARLLADADDLFRERNRGADPYAGLLRIGLFPGSMDWLINDAAIGLLKRHEGVRLEIVSGNSERAVQLLSRGDIDVAFGLEAALAGWPQFKCERIAAVDIMPFVRKDHPILSETAIDKQMLARCDFVVPSSSEPYTPIIRQIYEVNDQRPEDRIHMTDYFPLVRRIVAATDSVGLVASAFTSARWFRDEFVTLPHTGLLEPLVLAYAARARWPVKPAARDLIARVRQNWSSESNAQKQ, encoded by the coding sequence GTGCTTGATTCCCGTCTCAAATATGCGGTCGCAGTTGCTCGAATAGGTTCCTTCACAGGAGCGGCCAATGCCGTGGGCGTGACACAGTCAGCTGTGACTAAGAGCGTCGCCGATCTGGAGCAACAACTCGGAATTGCTCTCTTCAATCGAACGTCGCGCGGCATCTTGGTGACGCCTGAGGGTCGCGACTTCATCGATCGCGCGGCGCGCTTGCTCGCGGATGCAGACGATTTGTTCAGAGAACGCAATCGTGGTGCTGATCCCTACGCTGGGCTCCTCAGAATTGGCCTTTTTCCAGGTTCAATGGACTGGCTAATCAACGACGCCGCAATCGGGTTGCTCAAACGCCACGAGGGAGTTCGTCTCGAGATCGTATCGGGAAATAGTGAGCGCGCAGTGCAATTGCTGTCGCGCGGAGACATCGACGTCGCCTTCGGGCTCGAGGCTGCGCTTGCCGGTTGGCCTCAGTTCAAATGCGAGCGGATTGCAGCGGTTGATATCATGCCTTTCGTTCGCAAAGACCATCCGATCCTTTCCGAAACTGCAATCGATAAGCAGATGTTGGCGCGATGCGACTTCGTCGTCCCTTCGTCGTCCGAGCCGTATACACCTATCATTCGACAGATATACGAAGTGAACGATCAGCGCCCGGAAGATCGCATCCATATGACGGATTATTTTCCGCTCGTTCGCAGGATCGTGGCCGCTACCGATTCCGTCGGATTGGTGGCTAGCGCATTCACCTCTGCCCGATGGTTTCGCGACGAATTTGTCACGCTGCCACATACTGGTCTGCTGGAACCGCTGGTGCTAGCGTACGCCGCACGTGCTCGCTGGCCGGTCAAGCCCGCCGCTAGGGATCTCATCGCCCGAGTGCGACAGAATTGGTCATCAGAGTCTAATGCTCAGAAACAGTAG
- a CDS encoding IS3 family transposase (programmed frameshift) has product MKPKSSKSKMPAEQVVKDIRRKTRRHFSADDKIRIVLEGLRGDASIAELCRRESIAQCLYYTWSKEFMEAGKRRLAGDTARSATTDEVKDLRREARDLKECVADLTLENRLLKKHDRGWGRRRMRYPASEKLGIIRIVEQSHLPATRTLDQLGVARRTFHRWYDRFLEGGPEALADRPSAPSRVWNRIAPEVQDEIVEMALEQTDLSPRELAVRFTDEKRYFVSEATVYLLLKAHDLITSPAYTVIKAAEVFHTKTTRPNEMWQTDFTYFKIIGWGWMYLSTVLDDYSRYIIAWRLCSTMCASDVTETLDMALKASGCDHANVLHRPRLLSDNGPNYIAGELADYLDGKQMDHVRGAPFHPQTQGKIERWYQTLKNRVLLENYCLPGDLEQQIEAFVEHYNHQRYHESLDNVTPADAYFGRAPEIIKRRERIKRQTLEYRRLQHRKLAA; this is encoded by the exons ATGAAGCCCAAATCCTCAAAATCCAAAATGCCTGCCGAGCAGGTCGTAAAGGACATTCGGCGCAAGACTCGCCGACACTTCTCCGCCGACGACAAGATCCGGATCGTTCTGGAGGGTCTGCGCGGCGATGCTTCCATTGCCGAACTGTGCCGCCGTGAGAGCATTGCCCAGTGCCTGTATTACACCTGGTCCAAGGAGTTCATGGAGGCCGGCAAGCGCAGGCTTGCTGGCGATACGGCCCGTTCTGCGACCACTGACGAGGTGAAGGATCTTCGCCGTGAGGCCCGCGATCTGAAGGAATGCGTAGCGGACCTCACCCTGGAGAATCGGTTGCTC AAAAAGCATGATCGCGGATGGGGGAGACGAAGAATGAGATATCCCGCATCCGAGAAGCTGGGGATTATCCGGATCGTCGAGCAGTCGCACCTGCCAGCCACGCGCACGCTGGACCAGCTCGGCGTGGCAAGGCGCACTTTCCACCGCTGGTATGACCGCTTCCTTGAAGGCGGACCGGAGGCACTGGCAGACCGGCCATCTGCGCCAAGCCGGGTGTGGAACAGGATCGCGCCCGAGGTCCAGGATGAGATCGTCGAGATGGCGCTGGAACAGACCGATCTGTCTCCGCGCGAACTGGCGGTGCGCTTCACCGACGAGAAGCGCTACTTCGTATCGGAAGCCACGGTTTACCTTCTGCTCAAGGCACATGATCTGATCACCAGCCCGGCCTACACGGTCATCAAGGCGGCAGAGGTGTTCCATACGAAGACCACCCGCCCGAACGAGATGTGGCAGACGGACTTTACCTACTTCAAGATCATCGGGTGGGGTTGGATGTATCTATCGACGGTGCTCGACGATTACTCACGCTACATCATCGCCTGGCGGCTGTGTTCGACCATGTGCGCCAGCGACGTCACTGAAACGCTCGATATGGCGCTGAAAGCCTCAGGCTGTGATCATGCCAATGTCTTGCATAGGCCGCGTCTGCTCAGCGACAATGGCCCCAACTACATCGCCGGGGAACTGGCGGATTATCTCGACGGCAAACAAATGGACCATGTGCGCGGTGCGCCCTTCCATCCGCAGACACAGGGCAAGATCGAGCGCTGGTACCAGACATTGAAGAACCGCGTCCTGCTGGAAAACTACTGCCTGCCCGGCGATCTCGAACAGCAAATCGAGGCGTTCGTCGAGCACTACAATCACCAGCGCTACCACGAGAGCCTCGACAATGTGACACCTGCCGACGCCTACTTCGGCAGGGCACCCGAGATCATCAAACGACGAGAAAGGATCAAACGACAGACACTCGAATATCGGCGCTTGCAACACCGCAAGCTCGCCGCTTAA
- a CDS encoding AlpA family phage regulatory protein — translation MSDPKRESAELSGTVNREARFQERLVRLPEVMARVGMRRSAIYQRMRDGSFPRSRSLGSKCTVWIESEIDDWIKSVEAT, via the coding sequence ATGTCAGACCCGAAGCGCGAGAGTGCCGAATTATCCGGCACGGTTAATCGAGAAGCCAGATTTCAGGAGCGGCTTGTTCGGCTACCCGAAGTTATGGCCCGCGTCGGAATGCGACGATCAGCGATCTATCAGCGGATGCGGGACGGGTCATTCCCCCGCTCTCGATCGCTGGGTTCGAAATGTACTGTCTGGATCGAGTCAGAAATTGACGACTGGATCAAGTCGGTCGAGGCGACTTGA